From the Malaclemys terrapin pileata isolate rMalTer1 chromosome 11, rMalTer1.hap1, whole genome shotgun sequence genome, the window GGTGACATCCACCCAGCTCTGGTTCCACACAGGCCCTGACCTCGTGCCCCCTGGCTCGTCAGCTGCTGCCAACCGCTCCGCACGGGGGGCAGACGTGCTGATCCTGTCGGGGCAGGGCCGGGTCACCGTGGCAGCCACTGTGGTGCAGGCAGCCGAGCAGTGGACGGTCTTTCACTTCGCCGCGCCCTTCCTCCGCTACGTCTCCCAGAAGCTCTTTGTGCTGCTGGTGCGCTGCCCGGGCTGCCCCTGCACGGCCGATGCAGACAAGATGCCCTTCCTCATGGCCACCACCAAGCCCAAAGGGCCGGACAGAGCCCGCCGCTCCTCCGTGCCCTGGTCCCCGGCTGCCCTCAACCTGCTGCAGCGCCCGTCAGAGGACGCCGCTGCCCACGCTGACTGCCACCGGGCCGCCCTCAACATCTCCTtcgaggagctgggctgggacaagTGGATCGTGCACCCCAGCAGCTTCGTCTTTCACTACTGCCACGGCAGCTGCTCCGATGCCCACACCCTGAGCCACACGCTGGGCTTCCGGCTGTGCTGTGCGGCCCTGCCCAGCACCATGCGCTCCCTGCGCGTTCGCACCACCTCCGACGGCGGCTACTCCTTCAAGTACGAGACTGTGCCCAACATCCTCACCCAGGACTGCGCCTGCATCTAGGGCCACCGGGAACCACgcagccctgcgctgggccctgCTCTCCCGGAGCTCCCCCCGGCTCCCTGAGACGGGGGGGCACCTGAGATGCCTGGCTTCCTGAGACGGGGGGCACCTGAGACGCCTGGCTCCCTGAGACGGGGGGGCACCTGAGACGCCTGGCTCCCTGAGACGGGGGgtgcctggcgggggggggggcagggggcacctgAGACACCTGGCTCCCTGAGACGGGGGGGCACCTGAGACGCCTGGCTCCCTGAGACGGGGGgtgcctggcgggggggggggtcagggagcaCCTGAGACACCTGGCTCCCTGAGACGGGGGGCACCTGAGACGCCTGGCTCCCTGagacgggggggggcgggcgcctGGCGGGGGGGCACCTAAGATGCCTGGCTCCCTGAgacgggggcgggggctgttttCCTGCCATGCGGTGTGGCAGGACGGACCATCCCCGCactgggatagggtgaccagacagcaagtgtgaaaaatcgggatgggggtggggggtaataggagcctatataagaaaaataccccaaaaattgggtcatctggtcaccctacactgggATGACCCAGCATGATGGAGCCGGGCTCCCTCAACCAGGGCCAGCCGGCCAGTCTGACTGGATCCCAgctccgggggcgggggagtCATTGCACTCAGCGAACCCAGCGGgctcacaaccccccccccctcccaaggaTCTGCCCATCCCAGAGCAGACAAAGGGGTTTGCGAGCCAGGAGTTCAGGCTGGATCCTCCCTACAGCCCCCGCCTGGCAGCCCCTGGAGTCACCGAGCCGGGCAGGTCCGGGGCGGGGCAAAGGGAAGCGGTTCAACTCGCCAAACCTGCTCCGGAGTCAGTCCCTGCAGCTGCACCCCTGagacccccttcaccccccccagcgagcccaggctgctccctcaaccccccctccccccccagcgagcccaggctgctccctcaaccccccccccgccccccagcgagcccaggctgctccctcaccccccccccccgcgagcccaggctgctccctcaacccccctccccccccagcgagcccaggctgctccctcaacccccctcccctccccagcgagCCCAGGCTGCTCCCTCAACCGCCCCCCAGCGAGCCCAGGCTgct encodes:
- the INHA gene encoding inhibin alpha chain gives rise to the protein MWLLHLLLGLLAPVTAAGCQGTELDRQLVLAKLRAQVLEYLSPSSPRSRAQQERRGMHRRHIPGTPALRGQELEDTSQVILFPTTDVPCEPPQPDELPEDESVFTYLFQPSPHTLSRVVTSTQLWFHTGPDLVPPGSSAAANRSARGADVLILSGQGRVTVAATVVQAAEQWTVFHFAAPFLRYVSQKLFVLLVRCPGCPCTADADKMPFLMATTKPKGPDRARRSSVPWSPAALNLLQRPSEDAAAHADCHRAALNISFEELGWDKWIVHPSSFVFHYCHGSCSDAHTLSHTLGFRLCCAALPSTMRSLRVRTTSDGGYSFKYETVPNILTQDCACI